A genomic segment from Truepera sp. encodes:
- a CDS encoding TetR/AcrR family transcriptional regulator: protein MAGVNTQERRKQQAEQTRAAIVSAAAELFAEHGYAGTTIQSIASKAGVVVQTIYNSIGPKNNVLSAVLDQAAAGPEAPRTVPEFMQERTDATRDAAGLIGVLADWFAEAQPRTAEVHRIIHQAAAHDEAIAELEERRSAQRFRNYLQAAQQLATRPGSVALPSEEIAATIWSIGHPQVYRFLTESAGWDLERYRNWVERSLVSALTEPSAS from the coding sequence ATGGCCGGAGTCAATACCCAAGAACGTAGGAAGCAACAGGCGGAACAGACACGAGCAGCCATCGTCAGCGCGGCCGCCGAACTGTTCGCCGAACATGGCTACGCCGGCACGACGATTCAGAGCATCGCGTCCAAGGCGGGTGTCGTGGTTCAAACAATCTACAACTCGATCGGACCGAAGAACAACGTGCTGTCGGCCGTGCTGGACCAAGCGGCGGCAGGGCCGGAGGCACCAAGAACGGTGCCTGAGTTCATGCAGGAGCGGACCGACGCCACCCGCGATGCGGCCGGGCTGATCGGAGTACTCGCGGACTGGTTCGCGGAGGCGCAACCGCGCACCGCCGAGGTTCACCGCATCATCCACCAGGCCGCCGCCCATGACGAAGCCATCGCCGAACTCGAAGAACGTCGGTCCGCGCAACGGTTCCGGAACTACCTGCAGGCCGCCCAACAGCTGGCCACGCGCCCCGGTTCGGTGGCACTGCCCAGTGAGGAGATCGCTGCCACGATCTGGAGCATCGGTCATCCGCAGGTGTACCGCTTCCTAACCGAAAGCGCCGGTTGGGATCTCGAGCGCTACCGCAACTGGGTGGAGCGGTCGCTCGTCTCAGCTCTGACGGAACCTAGCGCAAGTTAA
- a CDS encoding YceI family protein, with amino-acid sequence MKWNLDTAHSSVEFAVRHMGFATVRGRFNEFTADVESDEGGRLKRVEAVIDATSIDTNEPKRDAHLRSADFLDAEQFPEIRFASTAIEPSGSGRYRVTGDFTMRGVTQPVTFELEAQEPIIDPYGNKRVAVGGNGKLNRKDWDLSWNQVLEAGALLVGEEVRFTLDLQGIAAEKEAEKEMVAAG; translated from the coding sequence ATGAAGTGGAACCTGGATACAGCCCATAGCAGCGTAGAGTTCGCCGTCCGTCACATGGGGTTCGCCACGGTACGCGGCCGTTTCAATGAGTTCACGGCTGACGTCGAGAGCGACGAAGGCGGCCGCCTCAAGCGCGTCGAGGCCGTCATCGATGCGACCAGCATCGACACCAACGAGCCCAAGCGCGACGCCCACCTGCGGTCCGCCGACTTCTTGGACGCGGAACAGTTCCCCGAGATCCGCTTCGCCAGCACGGCGATCGAGCCGAGCGGGAGTGGCCGCTACCGCGTCACCGGCGACTTCACCATGCGTGGCGTAACGCAGCCCGTGACCTTCGAGCTGGAGGCGCAGGAGCCGATCATCGACCCCTACGGGAACAAGCGCGTGGCGGTCGGGGGCAACGGCAAGCTCAACCGCAAGGACTGGGACCTGAGCTGGAACCAAGTGCTCGAGGCGGGTGCGCTGCTCGTAGGCGAGGAAGTGCGCTTCACCCTCGACCTGCAGGGGATCGCCGCCGAGAAGGAAGCCGAGAAGGAGATGGTCGCCGCCGGCTGA